The Vibrio quintilis DNA window CTGAATGATGTGACCATTGATGTTGATCTGACCTCAAACCGGGCGGACTGTTTCAGCCTAAGAGGCATGGCCCGTGAAGTTGGCGTTTTGAACCGTCTTGATGTTACTGAGCCGGTGACTGAAGCTGTACAGCCAGCGATTGATGATCAGGTTGCCATTGATATTCAGGCGCCGGAAGGTTGTCCGCGTTATCTGGGACGTGTTGTCCGCAACGTGAATGTGAAAGCAGAAACACCGTTATGGATGCAGGAAAAACTGCGTCGTTGCGGTATTCGTTCGATTGATCCGGTTGTGGATATCACCAATTACGTGATGTTGGAACAAGGTCAGCCAATGCATGCCTTCGATTTATCAAAAATTGAAGGCGGGATTGTTGTCCGGATGGCAAAGCAGGATGAGCAACTGACGTTGCTTGACGGCACTGAAGCAAAACTGAACGCCGATACGCTGGTGATTGCCGACCATCATAAAACACTGGCACTGGCTGGTATTTTTGGTGGAGAAGGTTCTGGTGTCAGTTCAGAAACAACAGATGTGCTGCTTGAAAGTGCATTCTTTGCGCCTTCTGTCATCAGAGGCCGTGCCCGTAGTTACGGACTTCACACTGATTCCTCCCTGCGCTTTGAACGTGGTGTTGATCATGCATTACAGATGGACGCGATGGAAAGAGCCACTCAGTTGTTGGTTGAAATCTGTGGTGGTGATGTTGCGCCAGTGAATATTGCAGAATCTGCTTCAGATCTGCCTCAGCCAAACCAAGTGTTATTGCGCCGTGAAAAACTGGATAAGCTGCTTGGACATCATATTCCGGATGAAGATGTTGCAGATATCTTATCCCGTCTGGGCATGCCTGTTCAGGTCAAAGATGAAGGCTGGTATGCGACAGCACCAACCTGGCGTTTTGATATTGCGATTGAGCAGGATTTGATTGAAGAAGTCGGCCGTATTTACGGTTATGACAATATTCCAGAGCAGGCGCCAACGGCTGATTTGACCATGAATCAGTACAAAGAAGCAGATTTACCTTTAAAACGTGTCAGAGATCTGTTGGTTGATCGTGGTTATCATGAAGCGATCACGTACAGCTTTGTTGAGCCGGAACAGCAAAAACTGATTGTGCCGGATGTTGAGCCGCTGATCTTACCAAGTCCTATTTCTGTTGAAATGTCAGCGATGCGTCTGGGGTTGATTCAGGGGCTGCTGAACACTGTGGTTCATAATCAGAAGCGTCAGCAACCCCGTGTTCGTTTATTTGAATACGGGCTCAGATTTATTCCTGATGAAGCCGCAGAAATGGGGATTCGTCAGGAGCCGGTGCTAGCGGGTGTGATCGCAGGGCCTCAGGCTGATGAGCACTGGGCACTGGAAAGCAAAACTGTTGATTTTTACGATTTGAAAGGCGATGTGGAAGCGATTCTTGAGCTTACTTCAAATCAGAGCGTTTATAGTTTTGCTGCGGCAAAACATCCGGCGCTGCATCCGGGGCAAACCGCTGCAATTATGCGTGAAGGGCGTCAGATTGGTATTATCGGTACTGTTCACCCTGAGCTGGAGCGTAAGCTGGGTCTGAATGGCCGGACGGTTGTATTTGAACTGGACTGGCATGCGGTAAATCAGCGTGTGATTCCTGAAATCGGTGCAGTTTCTAAGTTCCCGTCAAACCGGCGTGATATTGCTCTGGTTGTCGATCAGAGTATTGATTCCGGAAATATTGTTGTAGCCTGTCTTGAAAGTGGTAATCAATATCTGAAAGGCGCGAAACTCTTTGATGTGTATGTTGGACAAGGCGTTGAAGAAGGTAAGAAGAGCCTTGCGATTGCTTTAACTTTGCAGTCTGACGAAAAAACATTAGAAGAATCAGATATTTCTTCAGCTGTTGCTGATATTCTGGCAGCTGTTTCTGGTAAATATGACGCAACTCTGCGGGATTAATTGCATAATTCTGTAACGCTTTGATAAAGCAGGCTGAAATTCAATGATCAGTCTGCTTTTTTTATTTGGATCTGAAGCATATTTTCAGAGTCAACAGACCCTGACTCATTGAGTCGCATTTTAAATTTAGTCTGAAAAAAATTCCGTTATTGACTGAAATATCGGTGTTTATTTTGATTTTTGACGTTTTTGACTAATTCTATCTTTAAATCAATCAATTATTGTGAAATATGTTAAATGTAAAATACATTTTCTTTGTGATGAATGTGAGCATTTTATCATCGATTTGATAAAAAAGTTGGCGTAAATCATAAGGTTGGCATACACTATTTAGCGTGTGGCCGATATGTTGTTGATTGGTTGATAAAAAATGCTTTGGGACTGCAATTCTGGCAGTATGGTTGGTACAGCTTTGAGGAAAGTTTATGGCGCTCACTAAGGCCGATTTGGCTGAAAACCTGTTTGAGAAGCTTGATTTTAGTAAACGGGATGCCAAGGAAACGGTTGAAGCTTTTTTTGAGGAAATACGTCAAGCGTTAGAGAACGGGGAACAGGTTAAATTATCTGGTTTTGGCAATTTTGATCTCAGGGATAAGAATGAACGCCCTGGCCGGAATCCCAAAACAGGTGAGGATATCCCTATTTCTGCGAGGCGTGTTGTGACGTTCCGTCCAGGGCAAAAGCTGAAAGCCCGGGTCGAGAATATTGACTCATAATGATTGAGAATGAAAGACCACTTCGGTGGTCTTTCGATTTCTCTGAAGCTTTATTATATATTTGAGCTTATGTCGCTGGCATGAGCTCATTTCGGTTTATACAGGTTTAGTATTGTGAAGATTGATTTCTGGCTGGATAAATGGGCTGCCGGCCAAATCAGCTTTCATCAGATTCAGGAAAATTGTTTGTTGCTGAAGTTTTGGCCAAAACTATTACCAAAATCCGATGAAACTGTGTTGGTTCCACTGTGTGGTAAAAGTGAAGATCTGGTCTGGCTGGCCTCCCGGCATCAGGAAATCTATGGTGTCGAAATCAGTGAAATTGCTGTCAGGGATTTTTTTGCCGGGCATTTCTATACACCCCTTGTGACCCGGGTTGATTCATCCCATGAGTTATATCAGTTTGATGAGCTCAATCTTTACCGGGGCGATATTTTTACTGCGCCATTACCGGCCGTTGATTTGATTTATGACCGGGCAGCTCTGACGGTGATTCCGCAGCAGGAAAGACGGCCATATGCTGAACGGCTACTTTCTTTGTTGAAAACTGGTGGCCGAATCTTACTGATTACTTCAGACCCGGCACAATCGGATGAAGCGGAGAAGATTTTTTCTGTACAGAAAGATGAAATTGAGCAGTTGTTTTATCGTTGCAAAGTGACCTGTTTATCCGCGTTTTCGGCGGTGAAACCTGCGGCGCAGTCCGGTGGATTTCCGGATGGTGATGTGTGGTTGATTGAGAAAACGGGCTGATCCCAGGTGACTGGCTGATTAAGATGATTGATTCAACCCATTTCTGATGAAGAAAGCAGGTTCGTTGGTCAGAATATGATTTGGACGATATCAGAAAAAGAGCAGCGCTGCGTCGCTGCTCTTTTTTTATTCCGGGAAAGTTTTTACTCTGGATTAGTTTTTATCCCGGGATATGGTTTTATCTGAGTGGATGAATTCCTAACAGCAAATTTTTATATGTGCAGCACTATCCAGTGCCCGGGTTTTAGCCTGTTCGGTATCTTCTCCTGTTGCCAGTACAACCCCCATTCTTCGTCTGCCATTGATCTCTGGTTTACCAAACAGACGTATCTGGCTGGTTGGTATCTTCAGAGCCTCCGTTAACCCTTCAAACCGGACATCCTGCGATGAGCCATTGCCTAACAGGGCGACTGAGGCTGCCGGATGGTCGCGGGTAATCGCTCCGACCGGTAACCCTGAAAAGGCCCGGACATGGAGTGCAAACTCAGACATATTTTGTGATATCAAAGTCACCAGCCCGGTATCGTGCGGGCGGGGAGAAACCTCATTGAAAATCACGTTATCGCCCTGGATAAAGAGCTCCACACCAAAGATGCCGTGTCCGCCTAATGCGGTTACAATTTTCTCTGCAGTCGCCTGAGCCGCTTCCTGTGCTTTGACTGACATGGCCTGAGGCTGCCAGGATTCGCGGTAATCTCCGTCCTGCTGGCGGTGGCCGATTGGGTCACAGAAATGGATGCCATCGACAGCACTGACAGTGAGCTGGGTAATTTCATAGTCAAAGTCGATAAATCCTTCGATGATGACTTTGCCAGCACCCGAACGTCCGCCATCCTGCGAGTAGTGCCATGCCTTTTCCGTATCTGCTTCTGATTGAATGATACTCTGACCTTTACCTGAAGAACTCATGACCGGTTTGACCACACATGGCGTGCCGATTTCAGACACTGCCTGACAGAAATCATTGTAGTTATCTGCAAACCGGTAAGGGGAGGTTGTCAGGTTCAGCTTTTCTGCTGCCAGACGGCGGATTCCTTCACGATTCATGGTCAGCTGTGTTGCATTTGCCGTGGGAATGACACAAACACCTCGCTGCTCCATTTTCGCAAGAGTACTGGTTGCAATTGCTTCCACTTCAGGCACCACATAATCTGGCTGCTCCTGTTCAATAATCTGCTGTAACTTATCACCATCCAGCATATCAAAGACGTGAGAGCGATGGGCAACCTGCATGGCAGGAGCATTGGCATATTTATCACACGCAATCACTTCAAGTCCAAGCCTTTGGCATTCAATGGCAACTTCTTTGCCTAATTCACCGGAGCCCAACAGGAGAACCCGCGTCGCGCTTTTTGTAGTTGCTGTTCCAAACATGCCATAACCTCTGTTCATCATTCAGATTTTGCGGCAATCATACTGATTTTTCGGATGAAAGCAAACGTTTGCGCGGTATCATCAATAAAATGAAAATCCGGTCAATATGGTTTGTCGTGATGGTAAATAGTTTTTGTCAGGGTATCGCCGGGAAAGCCGCGCTGATTGATTTTCCCGGCAAAAAAGACGGCTGGTGATTTTCAGTCAATCTGATGATATTCACATTTGAGAGATGGGTTGATTTGCTCAAGCATGTATTGTGTGTCGGTAAAATGACTCACTTTGGCATTTTTCATTTCAGCCAGTACGACCCGCTGTATTTCATCGGGTTCATGACCACCCATTCTGGCCTGAACAAGAGCGACCTGAAGGGGAGGCAGGCTGGGGTTAAATGCGGCGTTTTCAGCATAAGAACCCATATAGATTTGCTGACCAGCCATCTGAACAGAGATACCGCTGAAGTTTTCACTGTAAGGTGCATGGCTTTGGTTTAATGCCCGGATTGCACACAAAACCAGTTCATCTGATGTGTCGATGTGTTTGTTATGGTTTTTTTCAGCCATTAAACCGGAAGTGATTCCCAGATCGCCGGGGCCGAAATCTTCAGGCAGATAATGGCGTAATAATCTGGCGGGTTTGTCAGGTAACTGAATGTGTAGTTTCTCAGAGCCGGTCAGTTCATTCATGAACTGTCGGCAGTGTCCGCAGGGTGGTGTGTCGATGATAATATCCGTCAGCATCGTCTCACCAGACATCCAGGCATGCGCAATTGCTGCCTGCTCCGCATGAATCGTTTGCCCCATTTGTGTTCTGGCAAACTCCATATTGGCACCGAAATATAATGTTCCTGATACGCCTCTGGTGATTGCGCCTACCTGAAAACCTGAGATAGGTGTCAGGGCATATGCAGCCGCTAAAGGAAGCAAGCTGAGCGGAAGAGTTGCTTCGGCAACATTTGCCATACTGGCCAACTGATTCACCTGATGTGGCGTTAACTGACCTGAAAATTCATGATGAGATAAGACTGGGGCCAGATATGAGCGTAATTCTGTCGGAATTTTTGTCAGGGCGTGGGCGATGTTTATGGTCATCTCATTGTTTCTCTGAAGTAATCAACTTTTTTATATTAGCCTAGATTTTCGTTTAGAGTGTGATATGTATATAAATATTACGTGACAGTCATGACTTATTTCATTGCATTTGTGATTTATTTCAAAATAAATGAGTGGTGATACGAAGAATGATGATGAAAAACGCTCGGATTGAGGGGAAATCGTATGATGTCTTCTTTGCCGGATGATTATTGTTCCGGCAAAGAAGGAGAGAATGGGATTTAGTGGATGATGTCTGCAATCCACATGGCAAGCGCATAGAATGACGGTGCCAGAATAGACGTGATAATGCCACATAAGACCAGGGCCAGTGAGCTGAAAGCCGCGTCCTGCGGGGCTTTTTCTGCACTGGTTGCTGTGCCTAATGCATGCGACACTGTACCCATCGTCAGCCCTTTCGCTATCGGGTGAGTGATATTCAGTCGTTTATAAACAGGATAAGCGCAGACAGCTCCGAATAGCCCGGCAATCACAACAAGAATTGCGGTGATAGAAGCCTCCCCGCCTAAAGTACTGGTGATTTCCATTGCAATCGGTGTGGTCACTGATTTAGGCAACAGCGCTGCGATCAGTGTGCTGTCTGTGTTCAGGGAAACAGCAATCAGACTGGTTGAAATCATCGACATAATACTGCCGACGGTACAGGCGGCCAGAATCACCCGCCAGTTGGCCCGGATTTGTGGTAATTGTTCATAAAGCGGATAAGCCAGAGCGACAACTGCAGGTTGCAACAAAAAATTGATTACGGCTGTATCTTTGGCGTAGGCCGGATACGGCACACCGAGCAACATCAGTGCTGAGATCAGGATGATGACACTGAGAAGCAGCGGGTTTGCCAGCGGATTTTTCCACTGACTACACAGCCAGCGGGAAAACAGGAAGACGATAATTGTAATAACAAGCCACATCATTATTGCTCCTTCCGTTTCAGATAGCGATCCAGCACTGTTCCCATGCAGATAAGCACGATGGCACTGCCGACAACTACACTGAGAAAAATGGAAAAAGCGTTTTCGATCAATGTGTCAAAATGACTCATTAGTCCAACACTGACCGGGATGAACAGAAACACCATATAGCGGATAAACAGGCTTGCACCGGGCTGAACCCAACTGACAGGTAAAACGCCGGATGAAAGCAGCATGAACAGGATGATCATGCCGATGACACTACCCGGAATGGAGAGATGGAGCCAGTGTTGCAGGGTTAAACCAGCCCACAGACAGATAAATATAACGCAGAAAGATATGAGATATCTTAATAATACTTGAAACATTTTGTGATCCACTTTGGGTAAAAACAAGATTGATGCTGCACAATTCAATCAACCCGACGGGGTCAGGAAGTCACACCGGCAACATACTGATAAATGGATTTCAGGATCTGGATTTTTGATTCGTTCTGTTCATGCTCAACTGCAAGATTTTCCAGCCTGAGAATATAATCATCCATATGACTGGTGAAATAATCCTGACAGTGGCTCAGCCATTGCTGGCGTTCCTGATAACTCAGCGTGTCCGGAAAGTTTCTGGCGCGGTAGCGGAACAGCAGGGGAGCGATTCTCTGATCCTGATAAGAAAGGGAAAGCTCTCCTAAAATGTCAGGCGGTGTCTCGCGGATAATTTCCATCGCGGCTTTGTCTGCCGGATTAAAGAATCCCTGATAAAGCATGGTATCGACGTTATTGTCGTCCGGATATTGCCTCTCCTCACTGAACAGCTGAAGCAGCTTTTCTCTGATCACGGGGGCGCTTTTTAAGGCGGCCAGATTTTGTAAACAGGCTTCCCGGTCTATACCTATTACCTGAGCGTTCTCTGCGGTCAGTGTTTTTGCCGGTGCAAGAATCGGGCATTTGTTTAAATGGATGAGTTTCACCGGAACAGGCAATTCTCCTTCAGCCAAATCATCATGCCGGGTGTACAGACGTTCTCTTAATTCGTCGGCAGACAGATCGAATAAAGGCTGAGGATTTTTTGCCAGATCAACTGCTATGACCGCATTTTTGTTCACCGGGTGCCAGGCAACAGGCACAATCCAGGATGTATAATTGCATTGATGCCCCAGCATGCCGGAAACATGCATGAGAGGTGTCATATTGACGATATCAATGAGCTCTGTCAGTTTGCGCTTGTGGCGCATTGAAAAGAAGTAATCAAAGAGTTTTGGCTGGGCGTTTTTAATTCGCTTTGCCAGTTCAATGGTGGCGTATACATCGGCCATGGCATCATGGGCGTTACTGTGTTCGATCTGGTTGGCAACCGATAAATGCTCCAGCTTAAAGCTGGTGACGCCGTCATCATTTTCCGGCCAGTTGATACCGTCAGGCCGGAGCGCATGACAGGCCCGTGCGACATCGAGTAAATCCCATCTTGAATTGCCGTTCTGCCAGCTCCAGCCATAAGGGTCGATAAAATTTCGATAGCAGGTATAACGGGTGACTTCATCATCAAAGCGAATGCTGTTATAGCCAAGACTGGTTGTATCAGGTTTGGCAAGTTCCTGATGAATCCGGTTGATAAATTCTGGCTCAATCATACCTTTGGCATTGGCAAGTTGCGGCGTAATGCCGGTAATTAAGGCGGCCTCTGGTGAAGGCAGGTAATCCGGCGGCAATTTACAGTATAAAGTCAGCGGCTCTCCGATAATATTGAAATCCATATCCGTGCGGATGCCGGCAAACTGACAGGGACGGTCTTTGGCGGGACTGGTTCCCCAGGTCTCGTAATCGAAGAAGAAGAATGTTGGCTGTTCGGTGTCTTTCATATAATTTGTGAAATATCCATAGATATTCGCATGAGGCCTTGTCTGGCGGTCGATTAGCAATTGTTATTATGATATCTTTTCGTCTGAATTTTTGTGTTTTAACACGTTTTACATTTGTACTTGCGTCTAAATATGTGTCCAAATTTTAAAGACGCTGCGTCCTTTTTTAAAGGGTTAACTATGAGCATTACAGACAAACAACTCAGTGCTATCAACAAACTCAACGAATATAGTGGGCCATCAGAGCTGAACGATGGAGAAGGACTGATTGCCAAAATATCACCCAAGGCAAATATCACTTTTCAATACCGTTGCCGCTTCAATGGCAAGAATAAACGCTTTCGTATCGGCAAGTATCCTGCAATCACACTAAAAAAAGCAAGACAAATTCATAAACAAATGCTGGAGCTGAAGGAGGAAGGACGAAACCCGGAAATTGCTGTTACCGGTGAAACGGAATTTGTATCACTGAAAGATTGTCTGGATTACTGGTTTGAGCATAAGGTATCGACTCAAAAAAAGGGAACACAGGAGCTTTACCATTCAGTGGCTAATAATTATTTCTATAATGCCTTTCCTGATATGGATGTTGAGAAAATTCCGGCCAAAGACTGGATGAGATGGTTTGATGAGATCGCTACAAAGAATCCCAAAACGGCGAATTCAGCGTTCGCAAAAATGCGCGCGTGCCTGAACTTTTGTAAGTCAAAGTTTTTGATCGATGGAACCCATTTTGAAAAAATCCGGCAGCAGGATGTCGGGGAACCGTCCAGAGCAGGGGATCGTGTTCTGACGTTGCCTGAATTAGCAAAAATCTGGATTGCAATTGAAAGAAGTAAGGCCGGTACATCAACCAAAAATTTGCACCTGATGACGATGTTGTGGGGCAACCGGCTGTCAGAACTACGGCTGGCCAGAAAAGAACACTTTGATATGGTCAATGGTATCTGGACAGTGCCGCCTGAATTAACAAAAATGGGAAATACGATTCGCCGCCCGATCCCTGACCGTATCAGACCCATGTTGGAGCGATTAATGAATATCTATGATGATGTGTTATTCCCTGGTGCTTCACTGAAGAATCCAATTACCATTTCAGCGGCCAACCGGTATATCAGACGCCTGCGACATTCACTGACGTTAACTCACTGGCGCACGCACGATTTCAGGCGCAGTATTTCAACTATTTGCTCAGAACTGGGTACGATGCCACATGTGACTGAGAAAATGTTAGGCCATGAGCTTGTTGGTGTGATGGCGGTCTATAATAAGCATGATTGGTTGAAAGAGCAGAAAGATGCATATGATACGTTTGCGGAGGCTTTGTTCCTGCAGGTGCAGAAAGAGTTGGAGTTTGAATAGGATAAGTACCGATAGGAATAAAATGGATTCTGCGGCAAGTTGTTCTAAATCATTTTTGCCCCGTTCCGTGTTAGAACAAGTGTTTTCTCAAATAAGATTTAACTTTTATAGTAATATTTAAATTAATCGGGTGAAGTGTTATGTGTGCTCAAGAGTTATTCGGGATGTGCTTTGTTCACGCAGGGAGTTCTTCAGACTCTTTATTCGGTTTTTCGTCATTTATATCTGCACTAGCTTTACTTTTTGTGGTTTACACGATTACGGGAGAACGCTATAAATTTCGTATATCAATAGCCCCAGTACCACTCTACAAAGCCTCGTTCTATACGATACCTATGATCGGTATCGCAGTTCTTATTTCAGAGTTATGGGTCAATTTAGGTTGGCTTACTCCTGATTTCAATTTGAGCCAAAGTGTGTGGCAAGCAATCTTTGCTTTACTTTTCCTCATAATTATTAGTTTATGGGCTTACTATGGTTTTATATCACCACCTGTATTTGGGAAGAAAAACTACAAAGAATTCATGCTTCAATTGTATGAGAGAATATTAGACGGTAATGTAGACATTCTTAAAGAAGTTGCTTCAGAAATCACGCCTTCGATTAGATACATAGTCGCTTACGCATCTGATGATGAGGGCGAATGCAGAAATTATGCTCACGACATCATACTACTGCTAGGAAATAAAAGATTTTGCGAGGTAGTTGCAGAATATCATCCTAACTTAATAATCGAATTATACGAAAACCTGACAAAAGAAAATATTCAGACACTACCAATTCGTCAATTTACTAAGAACACTGCAGCGGCTGCAATACTCAACTCCAACTCACTCTTGCACCATGAAGGTGATGGGTTTAGCTCTGGGCTTATTGGGTATATTAAACCTTTAAGTATTGCCATGTATGGAGACATAGTTAAACTCGAAGCCTTGAACCGAAAGTTTGCTTCCCCTCTAGATGCGGATTTATCACTTTTCAACCTAAAGCATGCGCAATTTCAAGTGTATTGTGATTCAGCTCTAACAGCAATCCAGTCTTATCTAAACGAAGGGTGGTGGTGGAAAGGCTCTTGCGCAATAAATAACGCCTTCGCAGAAATAAAATACAACGCTAGTTACCTGTATGAAATCAACAGTTATCCGACTAATTACCATGATCTCGAGTGCTATAAAAACTTCAGAGTGGCTGTAAAATTTGTCAATTCTGCAATTAAACTTTTAGAAAATCATCCGTCAGTTGCTGATTTTACACCCCACAAACTGCGGAAAAAGGAAGGGGAAAGATATCAATTAATAGATTTATATGATCTACTGGCTGAGTTAATGTTTGAGCTAACATTTTCTGCTGCAAGCGTTAATGTTGATGTGGATACATGTTGGTCAATCCAGCATAACTCGTGTTGGCGTGAGTTTATTGGTTACAGAAATAGCAAGGTTAGCTATTACATTCTCAAGAAATACTATCGATTGATTTTCGACGAAGTCAAGGGTATGGAAAAACTGCCCAATTTCAAATCAGCTAGAATTCTGGGATTCTGCTTGAATATCTTTGGTGTAAAAATACCCACTAGAGATGGTTTTGGGAAGGAATACTACTCACTACGAAAAGTGATTATCCATTGGACTATCCATAATTACGAAAGCATCAGGAAAGAATACTGTAGAATCGCAGAAGCTTGCTTATTTGGCTGCATAACATATGAAGACAAGAAGCTGATAAAAACATATCGCTTAGGTGTTCGAGATGAAGCCCCAAAAGAAATTTTAGAATTAAAATAACGTGTTTCTGTATTGGCTCGCTTGATATCTCCAGCGAAGAAAGCATTCTTTGTCCAATTACGAGTTACCGTGCCGTTAATAGCATTTTAATAAAAAAGCGGGTTACCCCGCCTTAAATCCACCTTCATGCTCAACCCATTCGGGAAGTGGGTTACTCATGCCGGAATTACCTCAGCGAACGTGAGGCCAGAGCCAAACACCGCAGCGCGTTGCAGAAATACGCAAAACAGGCCAAAGCCGGAACCCTGCCGGTTCGAAATATGAACCGGATTGAGAACAAGCAATCCGCTGTACCAGTAGAAGAATTAAGGCGTCCGGCTCCGGAGGCGTTTAAAGCTGGTTCGATATTCGAACGCGTGGCGGCAATGGGGAGAAGGATATGAAACCAGAAACGTTATTGGCTAAGTTTGATTTAAAAGGCATCAACTACGAACAAACCCAAACCGGCGGCGGGAAGGGGCTTTTCACCCTTGAAGAACAGCTTGCAATGGTTGGTATCGAATGGAAACAGTCACCGGTTGGCTTCCTGATTTTGTTTGTTGAAATCCACAGCTGCCCGTATTCCCGGCATTCGCTGGAAGTGGCCGTCACTGAACAGTTAAACAAAATCGCGGCCAACCAACGCGGCCAGCGCAGCCCGGCAGCATTTGACGCCATGGTTCATGTTGCGATTGAAGAATCTATCACTCCATCCGGCAGAGTTTGCCCGACCTGCAATGGTTCCGGGCTGTACAAAACTCCCCGGCGACAAACCCGCAATTGTATTCATTGTCAGGACGGGCGGATCATCTGGAATACAGAATCCCGCTTTGCTGTGATGTGTTCCGGCGGGTTTGCGTGTTCATACGATGTTTTCAAGCGTCGTTATCACCCGGTTCTGGAGCAGGTTGCTAAGTGGCTGGCGGGGCAACGGAATGCAGCGATGCTGGCGCTGATGGAAAGGATTGAGAAGGAAGAGGCTGCTTAGTTGCAGGTTTGGAGATAAAGATGAAGTTACACGTATTAATCACTCAAAGAACAAAAATTTCATTCGATCGTCTGTCTCGTAAAGAGCAGATGAAAGCCCGTCAGGCAATCGAATATATGGAAATGGGTAATGCTGGAGCACTCCATGGTCAAAGGCTGGCTGTGAATCATCAGCTTTATGAGGGAAAAGTGTCGAATAGAGTCAGGGTTATCTATAAACGCAATGGTGATGATTATGAGATTGTTGATTTTATTAACCCTCAAGAAACGCAGAAGTTAGCACAGTATTTTATCTGGCCGTCGAACAAGTTGACTTAGGTTGTTATTTACATTTTACATAAATAGTGATCAATATATATTGGGTCATTATACCGATATATGTATATATATATTTTAAATTACATTGTGTAGGAGTATAAAAAATAAAAATAATGAATGGGTTATACGAATGGGCAATGCGGTTAAAGTTGGTGATATTGGCACCGATCATGATGGTTTCCCCCCAACTCCGGTAACAGCCGGTTCTCCTGATGTTAATTTTGATGGTATCCCGGCTGCAAGAGTTGATGACCCTCTGGCTGCTCATGCAAAACCAAAGCATCCTCCACATGGCCGGAAAATATCATCCGGTTCGTCTACTGTTTTTATTAATAATAACCCTGCGGCTCTTACTGGCGGTTCAGTGGATTGTGGTGGGGTTACTATAGGTGGTGGAACGGTTAATATTGGTGATGAAGCATCAGAACCTCAGGTGATAGAAAAACAACACAATCGCTTATTTGTTATTAAAGATGAATCCGGACAAGCGGTTAAAGATGT harbors:
- a CDS encoding tyrosine-type recombinase/integrase, translated to MSITDKQLSAINKLNEYSGPSELNDGEGLIAKISPKANITFQYRCRFNGKNKRFRIGKYPAITLKKARQIHKQMLELKEEGRNPEIAVTGETEFVSLKDCLDYWFEHKVSTQKKGTQELYHSVANNYFYNAFPDMDVEKIPAKDWMRWFDEIATKNPKTANSAFAKMRACLNFCKSKFLIDGTHFEKIRQQDVGEPSRAGDRVLTLPELAKIWIAIERSKAGTSTKNLHLMTMLWGNRLSELRLARKEHFDMVNGIWTVPPELTKMGNTIRRPIPDRIRPMLERLMNIYDDVLFPGASLKNPITISAANRYIRRLRHSLTLTHWRTHDFRRSISTICSELGTMPHVTEKMLGHELVGVMAVYNKHDWLKEQKDAYDTFAEALFLQVQKELEFE
- the sbcB gene encoding exodeoxyribonuclease I; translated protein: MKDTEQPTFFFFDYETWGTSPAKDRPCQFAGIRTDMDFNIIGEPLTLYCKLPPDYLPSPEAALITGITPQLANAKGMIEPEFINRIHQELAKPDTTSLGYNSIRFDDEVTRYTCYRNFIDPYGWSWQNGNSRWDLLDVARACHALRPDGINWPENDDGVTSFKLEHLSVANQIEHSNAHDAMADVYATIELAKRIKNAQPKLFDYFFSMRHKRKLTELIDIVNMTPLMHVSGMLGHQCNYTSWIVPVAWHPVNKNAVIAVDLAKNPQPLFDLSADELRERLYTRHDDLAEGELPVPVKLIHLNKCPILAPAKTLTAENAQVIGIDREACLQNLAALKSAPVIREKLLQLFSEERQYPDDNNVDTMLYQGFFNPADKAAMEIIRETPPDILGELSLSYQDQRIAPLLFRYRARNFPDTLSYQERQQWLSHCQDYFTSHMDDYILRLENLAVEHEQNESKIQILKSIYQYVAGVTS